A genomic segment from Glycine soja cultivar W05 chromosome 18, ASM419377v2, whole genome shotgun sequence encodes:
- the LOC114395281 gene encoding telomere repeat-binding protein 5-like, with protein MVLQKRLNYGFNGYQVPVIPRASRSARGRGTIRKKPDSSQIQAFEILASVAGNFLQENESSNPENVVLAKDPRTLSGTNIKDKHGDERSFKGALFEHGACSEIASVFVPSMQGKHDNHRVMGDSSFLDNHLEGQGQNVPEREDERIKGRSVNGKTIHIKGCSNGLIEPGHGVSKHCSSANNVEKPSLEGRKPLDSFPKCFTSRKLVNRDDDETLDRCTQLNSKNNTSGAPPDTPKLKDASPFISDENNSRDISELESLQRMYPFKKRKFFNQTSSSASDRGSQCQGMFDSSDTIRVNGTNHAIEESSSIVGQQAHFGSRGCNVKLSIKSFKVPELFIDIPETATIGSLKRTVMEAVTAILGDELHVGILLQGKKVRDDSKTLIQTGISQDDKRHRLGFMLEPRHTQSPSSYNDDPCYPTTSSRQKLSRQSTSVTLQQGTYNVSKERSMIKIESYAEGDLNMVTSLADTSANNNMSKCRALVAVPAINMETLAVVPFRRKSENPDFAQRRIRRPFSVLEVEALVQAVEKLGTGRWRDVKQRAFDHAKHRTYVDLKDKWKTLVHTARISPQQRRGEPVPQELLDRVLAAHAYWSQQQCKHQLKPL; from the exons ATGGTGTTGCAGAAGAGGTTGAACTATGGTTTTAATGGCTATCAGGTGCCTGTCATTCCTAGAGCTTCAAGGTCAGCTAGG GGGAGGGGCACAATCAGGAAGAAACCTGACAGCAGCCAGATACAGGCTTTTGAAATCTTGGCTAGTGTAGCTGGAAACTTTTTGCAGGAGAATGAGAGTTCCAATCCTGAAAATGTTGTGCTTGCAAAAGATCCTCGCACTTTGTCTGGTACTAACATAAAGGACAAACATGGggatgaaaggtcatttaaggggGCCCTGTTTGAGCATGGAGCTTGCAGTGAAATTGCCTCTGTCTTTGTCCCTAGTATGCAAGGGAAACATGACAACCATAG AGTCATGGGGGATTCATCTTTTCTTGACAATCATCTTGAAGGCCAAGGACAAAATGTCCCTGAGAGGGAAGATGAAAGGATCAAAGGGAGAAGTGTAAATGGGAAAACCATCCACATTAAAGGCTGCTCTAATGGGTTAATAGAACCAGGTCACGGAGTATCTAAACATTGTAGTTCTGCTAATAATGTGGAAAAGCCATCGTTGGAGGGCCGCAAGCCTCTTGATTCTTTTCCCAAATGTTTCACTTCTAGGAAATTAGTTAATAGAGATGATGATGAAACATTAGATAGGTGCACACAACTGAACTCCAAGAATAATACATCTGGCGCACCACCAGATACGCCAAAATTGAAGGATGCAAGTCCTTTTATAAGTG ATGAGAACAATAGTAGGGACATTTCTGAGCTTGAAAGTTTACAAAGGATGTATCCATTTAAGAAGAGGAAATTCTTCAATCAGACCTCATCTTCTGCATCTGATAGGGGGTCTCAATGTCAAGGCATGTTTGATTCTTCTGACACCATCAGGGTTAATGGCACAAACCATG CAATTGAGGAATCATCCTCTATAGTTGGTCAACAAGCACATTTTGGGTCCAGGGGTTGTAATG TGAAGCTCAGCATAAAATCCTTTAAAGTCCCAGAGCTTTTTATTGATATACCTGAAACTGCAACTATTGGTTCACTGAAA AGAACAGTAATGGAGGCTGTGACAGCTATACTTGGAGATGAATTACATGTGGGCATCCTTCTTCAGGGAAAGAAAGTCCGAGATGATAGCAAAACTCTGATCCAAACTGGGATATCTCAAGATGACAAACGTCATAGATTGGGATTTATGTTGGAGCCAAGACATACTCAATCTCCATCTTCATACAATGATGACCCTTGTTATCCAACCACTAGTTCGCGACAAAAATTATCCAG GCAATCAACATCTGTAACGTTACAACAAGGAACATATAATGTATCCAAAGAACGTTCTATGATCAAAATTGAAAGTTATGCTGAGGGTGATCTTAATATGGTCACCTCTCTAGCAGATACTTCAGCTAACAATAACATGTCAAAGTGTCGGGCTCTGGTGGCAGTTCCTGCCATTAACATGGAAACATTAGCTGTGGTTCCATTCCGGCGCAAATCTGAGAATCCTGACTTTGCACAGCGCCGAATTAGAAGGCCATTCTCTGTTCTAGAAGTAGAAGCATTGGTTCAGGCTGTTGAAAAACTTGGAACTGGAAG GTGGCGTGATGTCAAACAACGTGCTTTTGACCATGCAAAGCATCGAACTTATGTGGATTTGAAG GATAAGTGGAAAACATTAGTGCACACTGCAAGAATCTCCCCTCAGCAAAGGAGGGGAGAACCTGTTCCTCAGGAGCTTCTGGATAGGGTCTTAGCTGCTCATGCCTATTGGTCTCAACAACAGTGTAAGCATCAACTTAAACCACTGTGA